A region from the Lolium perenne isolate Kyuss_39 chromosome 4, Kyuss_2.0, whole genome shotgun sequence genome encodes:
- the LOC127349207 gene encoding uncharacterized protein: MAHDIAMENTAHIAIMDPFYMTPAVVQNEQAFLAKYIKDFLVLNKDKTCFVIPYFREFKYCTLLLFYSYHSDVSYLDSGLDPDKDFTDLKSTLDKALSGFIAEVGIDKIRHEKKVKGCYVCNHITKFPCLKQSAHDNGMEAWFAILQMRSIVRSQNDLLLPSSLQRMFVNMLDTTDENVRAEFRAIQRTICTILWRDVCGNGGLFHYGPELSKAEIEGRLEDGCDDRTFNTLEGIRPFPPKPT; the protein is encoded by the exons atggcgcacgatatcgccatggagaacacagcgcacatcgctatcatggaccccttctacatgactccagctgtcgtccagaacgaacaagcgtttctagcgaagtacatcaaggatttcttggtgttaaacaaggataagaCATGCTTTGTcataccatatttccgcga attcaagtactgcaccctcctcctcttttACTCGTATCATTCAGATGTCAGTTAcctcgactccgggcttgatccggacaaggacttcaccgaccttaagtctacacttgataaagccctcagcggcttcatagccgaggttggcatcgacaaaatcaggcatgagaagaaagtgaaaggttgctatgtgtgcaaccacataaccaagttcccctgcctcaagcaatcggcgcatgacaatgggatggaggcctggtttgccatcctacagatgaggtcgattgtaaggtctcagaacgatctcttgttgccatccagtcttcagcggatgttcgtgaacatgttggacaccaccgatgaaaacgtgagagccgagttccgtgccatccagcggaccatttgcacaatactctggagggatgtctgcggtaatggtggcttgttccactatggtcccgaactttctaaggccgagatagaaggccgattagaagatggatgtgacgacagaacattcaacacgctcgagggcatccgtcccttcccaccgaagccgacttga